In the genome of Spea bombifrons isolate aSpeBom1 chromosome 11, aSpeBom1.2.pri, whole genome shotgun sequence, one region contains:
- the LOC128468509 gene encoding Y-box-binding protein 3, whose protein sequence is MSDVTAEEPKPKTPGTDQNTAPPVPGETERKVLATKVQGTVKWFNVRNGYGFINRNDTKEDVFVHQTAIKKNNPRKYLRSVGDGEVVEFDVVAGEKGAEAANVTGPKGAPVQGSRYAADRRRYRRGYYGRRRGPPREGGEGEIKEGLPDAPQTQPPIRQSANYRPRYRRPVPQPRTLPPTGENENKENQYEAGALDQQQNRRGFRRPYNYRRRPNQAGVPTQGSKEPTKLAETPAEKPVPVGEKSNAS, encoded by the exons ATGAGTGACGTAACAGCTGAAGAACCAAAGCCCAAAACTCCTGGAACTGATCAAAATACAGCTCCACCTGTTCCAGGAGAAACGGAGAGGAAAGTATTAG CAACCAAAGTCCAAGGAACTGTGAAATGGTTCAATGTAAGAAATGGCTATGGATTTATAAACCG GAATGACACTAAAGAGGATGTGTTTGTACATCAG ACAGCGATCAAGAAGAACAATCCTCGCAAGTACCTGCGGAGTGTAGGGGATGGAGAGGTGGTGGAGTTTGATGTTGTTGCTGGGGAAAAG GGGGCTGAAGCAGCTAATGTAACTGGCCCTAAAGGAGCACCAGTACAAGGCAGTCGTTATGCTGCAGACCGCCGTAGATATCGCCGTGGTTACTATGGCCGTAGGAGAGGACCTCCACGGGAG GGAGGCGAAGGTGAGATCAAAGAGGGATTACCAGATGCTCCTCAAACTCAGCCACCCATTCGTCAATCTGCTAACTACCGTCCAAGATATCGCCG GCCTGTGCCTCAACCAAGAACTCTTCCACCTACCggagaaaatgaaaataaggaGAACCAGTATGAGGCAGGGGCTCTAGACCAGCAACAAAATCGCCGTGGCTTCAGAAGACCATACAACTACCGACGTAGACCGAACCAAGCAGGTGTTCCAACACAGGGAAGCAAGGAGCCAACTAAG CTGGCTGAAACTCCAGCAGAGAAGCCTGTGCCAGTGGGTGAGAAAAGCAATGCTTCATAA
- the GSTK1 gene encoding glutathione S-transferase kappa 1, with product MSTRKVVELFYDVVSPYSWLGFEILCRYKNIWNVDVRLRPGFLGGIMQASGNSAPAMVPNKGAYMVKDLKRLAEFYQVPLNQPSDFFHVVIKKGSLAAMRFVTAVSISHPEFLEPVSRELWIRIWSEDKDITEPASILEAAKKAGMPENEATKLLQIISLPEVKNKLKETTDEALKYGVFGLPSIVAHIDGKPQMYFGSDRFELLAHQLGEKWLGPVPSKSRL from the exons ATTTTGTGTCGCTATAAGAATATCTGGAATGTTGATGTTCGGCTGCGCCCTGGGTTCCTTGGGGGTATTATGCAGGCTTCTG GTAACTCCGCACCTGCAATGGTCCCAAATAAAGGTGCTTACATGGTAAAGGATCTTAAGCGACTCGCTGAGTTTTATCAAGTCCCTCTAAATCAACCAAGTGATTTTTTCCATGTTGTAATTAAGAAAG GCAGTCTTGCAGCCATGCGTTTCGTCACTGCTGTTAGCATTTCACATCCAGAATTTTTGGAGCCGGTGTCTCGAGAGCTGTGGATAAGAATCTGGTCTGAG GATAAAGATATTACAGAACCAGCCAGTATACTAGAG gcTGCCAAAAAAGCGGGGATGCCAGAAAATGAAGCAACTAAGCTTCTTCAAATAATTTCACTGCCAGAAGTGAAGAACAAGCTCAAGGAAACCACTGATGAAGCTTTAAAGTATGGG GTTTTTGGATTGCCAAGCATTGTAGCTCATATAGATGGCAAGCCACAAATGTACTTTGGATCAGATCGCTTTGAGCTTCTAGCGCACCAGTTAG GGGAGAAATGGCTGGGGCCCGTGCCTTCAAAATCACGATTGTAA